The genomic window AAAAATCAGTTCATTTTTCGCCGCCTGGCTATTTTCATTGATCAAAGCAATTTTCATATCGTCTACTCCATATCGAATTCGCTTATAAAGAGATTTAACGCGCCAGCCAACCGCCATCCACGGCGATGGTATAGCCGTTGATATAATCGGCGACGGCAGAGGCAAGAAAGACCACTGGCCCCATGACATCGGCCGGCTCGCCCCAGCTGCCGGCGGGAATACGCGCCAGAATCTCCTGGTTACGGAATTCTGAGGCGCGCAAAGCGTCGGTATTGTTGGTCGCCATATAGCCGGGGGCGATAGCGTTAACGTTAATACCGTTCTGTGCCCATTCATTGGCCAGCAGACGGGTGATACCCATCACTGCGCTTTTTGAGACGGTATAGGACGCCACGCGTACCCCTCCCTGAAACGACATAAGGGAGGATAAATCCTCTTTTTTAATTAACTTAATTTATTGATATTTTGCATTTATTAAAATACAAATCCACAAAATGACCCATACTCAACTCTAAGAGCCGATTTCATGGATTTTCATAGTCAATTCCTCGACTACACAATACCCCCTCTGGAGCGTTAAATTAAATGGCAATGCATTGAAAATAAAGGGATTTAATTTCGCAGTGTCCAGATAACGTCCATCTTTGACCAAAAGGCCCCGGTTTCCGGGGCTTTTCTTTTGTCGTCAACGACAGCACACAGCATCGCCTGGGCTGCCGTTTTTGCCTGATGCAGAGAGTTAAGAGAGGTTCAGGGTCAGCAGGTCATTGCCGTAATGTGTGCGGAGAAAAACGTTTTGGGCAGGGTAAAATCTTTCGGCAAGTCAACGGACTTCGGCGTGTTCAGCATTCTTTCCAGCGTGGTAAAGGTGCTACCGCATAACAGATTCTGGCACTGATGGTAGCTGCGCCGGGTTTCCGAACTCATTCCCTCGCTGGTGCGGGTTTTTGCCACCGCGCCGCAACGTGGACACTTGAACGCCATAAAACTTCCCACAATGACACTATTTGTTTACGGATAGTGTGTCATTATGTTGACACCTTGTCAGCCAGCGCCATCTCGGCATCCCGCAGGCTGACCTCAAGCTCCAGAGCAGTGACATACCCCCGCTCGCCCAGCGTATGGACCACACGGGCAATCACCCACCCGGCGTTGTCTATGGCCGGCTTGAAGCCGCTGACGCGCGCAGGCAGCTCAGGGTAAATATCGGGTCTGCCCCGGGCCAGGGTAATGCCGAACTCCGCTGCACCGCGTTGTAGGGTGGACCATTTCGCCGCTGCCGCCCGTCGCGCCGGCAAGATAATCCCCTTCACGGCGGGAGGAGGCGTGTTTTTTCTTGTCGGACGCCCGTTTGCGCGTCAGGGTCGTTTCCGCTTTTTTGCCCACATTCAAATCCAGCCAGTAGGCACGTACGCCGGTATAGGCGTCACAGTCCGCCACCCGAAAGCTGTGCCGGTCACCGCTTGCACGGGTCAGGCTGATGGCTGGCAACAGCTTACCGCTTTGCGTTGTTCCTTGCCCTGGCACCATAAACAACAACATGCCGTTCTTGATGGTGGCAATGGCACCCAGCAGTTCAGCCATGCGGGTTAAAAAGCTGATATCACTCTCCTGAGTCTGATCGGCGTGGTCAATTTCCACGTCCTTCAGACTGCGGCTCACGCCGGTTTGCAGGCGGTAGCGTCCGGCTATCGCGCTGACCACTGTGGCTCACTTCATCGACGGTAAATAGCCCCTTATGAACCAGCGCTTCGCCTTCCCAGCCCAGGGAGACGGAGATTTGTACGCCACGAGCAGGCAAATCTATCCCGTCGTCGGCATCGTCGAGCACCATCTCCAGCGTGTCGGCCTCAAATCCCCGGTTATCCGTCAGCGTCAGGGAGAGAAGACGGTCATTCACCGTCCCGACGCGCTTTCCGCCCATCAGCAAATCAAACGCCGGGCGGCGGGCATCCTCATTGCTGAGCAGGGTGTCGACAAATTCCATGGTACGGTCTCCGCTTTTTTGTCATACAGCATTGCCGCCAGGCCCTGCGCGGGCAATCCTGCCAGATTGTAAGAAGACCCTTGAAGGGGTGAAAACCTACCGCAAGACCTTTAGCCAGCGCGAGCTGATGATCATCTACCCGGATTTTATTGCCTACAACGCCCAGTCAGGTAAAAACGAGACCGTACCGGCCACTGCCTATGCCCTGGGGCTACGGGCAAAACTGGATGCGGAGCAGGGTTGGCACAAATCGTTATCGAATGTGGCGCTGGACGGCGTACTGGGGATTTCTGCGGACATCTGGTGGTCGTTGCAGGGCAAGGACACCGATGCCAGCGACCTCAACGCGCATCACGTCACCACGCTTATCAAGCGTGGTGGCTTCTATACCCGTACCGCGCAGATCCTGGCGGACATGATCGCCGAGGCGCATTTTTCCTATATGGATAAAACGCTTACCCCGTTGTTGGTGAAAGATGTGGTCGACGGCATCAACCGCAAGGGGATGCAGCTGGTGACGTCGGGACGGTTGCTGGGCTTTTCCTGTTGGTATGATCCGGCCGATAACCCGAAAGAAACCCTGCGCGAAGGGCAGGCACATATCCGTTACAAATACACGCCGGTACCGCCACTGGAGAGCATGGGACTGATCCAGACCTTCACGGACGAATACTTCGCCGTTTTCAATCAGCTGGGGTAAGGAAGACATCATGGGAATGCCGAAAAAGCTGTTTATGTTCGATACCTATATTAACGGCCAGACCTATCTGGGGCTGATTGAGGAAATTACGCCACCCAAGCTGTCGTTGAAAACCGAAGACTATCAGGGGGCCGGCATGCCAGGCTCGGTAGCGGTATTGATGGGGTTTGACAGCAGCGCCCTGGATATGGAGCTGACCATGTGCGGGCTGGAAGTGAGCCTGCTGAAAACCCTGGGCGGCCCCATTGACAGCCTGCAGCTGCGCTTCGCGGGCTCCTACACGGATGCTGCCAGCAGGCAGGCCGTCGCCTGTGAAATCTAGACGCGTGGCCGCTTTACCGAGCTGGACTGGGGGGCCGCCAAGGAGGGAGAAAACACCCAGCACAAGTACACGCTGAAAAATACCTATTGTCGCATCGCCATCGAACGCGAGGATGTGCTCGAAGTCGATATGATTAACATGATTTGGAAAGTCGGCGGCAAGGATCTGCTGGAGAGTCACCGTGCCAACATGGGTCATTGATACGCCAGGCACCATCCCTTTATGAAACCACAGGAAGACGCGACTTATGTCTAAAATTATCCCTTTGAGTGTTGCCATCAAACGTACCAGCGGCGAAGAAATCACGGAAGTGACGATAACCGATACCCTAAAACAGGTCGGTGCGCTGCGCGGCCTGAAACTGTATGACGTGATGACCAGTGATGTGAATGCCCTGATCACGCTTCTGCCCGCGTAACACACCCACGCCTGACGGAAAAATTATCACCATGAATGTTCAGTACTTTTCACAGTTTGCGGCGGGCGTGGCTGATTTTTTGGCACCGAACTCGGCAGCGACTGGGACGACATCGGACGATGCGTTATCCGCTGTCCCTGCGTAGAAACTGATGAGCTTATTGCCGAAGGAGAAGAAAAAACTCCAGGCGGTGGCCGCCCAGCTGTACCGTCACGGCATTTCCATCCGTCAGAGCGATAACGCTACCGCGCAGCTCACCCGCCGCACTGAAAGCTATAACCGCCAGCTGGTCGCGCAGCAGCGCCATTTAAGTGCCCTGACGCGCATGCAGGCCAGCTATGCCCGCGCCAAAGAGACGCGCGGCAAGCTCGCGGGCAGAGGGGCCGACGCCATGGCGGCGGGTGGGGGCGAGCTGTATGCCTCACAACGCCTGCTGGCCCCTGGACGGGATTTTGATGCCGGCATGTCCAGCGTGCAGGCGTTGACCCGCCTGGGCTACTTGGATGCGGGGCAGATGGATCGCGTGTCCGACGTCCTGACCGGTGCGTTTACCCGTACCAATACCGATTTACGCCAGCTGGGGGAAACCATGACCTATGCGGGCCCGATGGCGGCGGATCTGGGCGTCAGTCTGGAAAGCATGGCGGCCATGGCGGAGATCCTCAAGGAGGCCAGGCAGGCGCTGCGCACGTTTGACCAACCCAGCCAGGCGCGCCTGAAAAAAGATTTGTTTGGCGAAGAGGCCATGGTGGGCATGGGCGCGGTGATGGAGGCCGCCGTTAACGGCAAGTATGACGCCCTGTTTAACGCCCTGATGCACGCGGGCGGCGAAACTGGGCGCATTGCGCAACCGCGGGGCGCTGCTGGCAATGCCCTGCAGATGGGCCTGTCACGGGGTGCGGCCAGGGCCGGACGGGGGCAGCGCTGGCCGTGTTGGGCAATGGGCTCAGGACGCTGGCCACTTCGGGCTTTGGTATGTTGTGCAATGTTGCCAGAGCGGGGGTTACCCTGCTGGTTGCGGCACTGGTGGCCGCGGGCGTACTGATTTGGACGTATTGGGAACCCCTTAAGGCGTTTTTCTCCGGTTTTTTCACCGGCCTGAGCAGGACTGGCACCACTGAAAGAGGCGTTTATGGCGGTCTTTACGCCTCTGGCCCCGGTCTTTGACGGTATTGGTCACTCTATCAGCCAGGTGTGGGACTGGTCTACGCGTCTTCTGACGCCGGTGGCGTCCTCAAAAGCCTCCCTCGAAAAATGCACCAGTGCTCAAACGCGGCGGCACCGACGTTGTAGCTAAAGGAGACCAGCACCGCCCGCTGGTAATCGCTCATCGGTACGCTGACGGCACGGTCAACCACACGGGAAAACGTTGCCCAGTCGCGCTCCAGTAAGGCCCGGCACTCGGCGGCGCGTTTTCGTCCCGCCGGTGTGCGTTTCGTCGTCTTGCTGGCCGGTGTCGACTCAGCGGCTTTTTTCAACTGGCGATCAAGCACTTCGATATCCCGCTTGACCTCGATTACCGCTGTGCAGGCGCAAGGCCTGTTGCAGCAGTGACAATGCCTCGGCGCTGTCCCCGTCGGCGGCCCTGTTTCTCAGGGTGTACGCCAGCGTTTTAAGCAGGGAGGTAAGGGCGTCATACACCAAGGCGTCGAGGTGGGCATATTTGCCTTTGGCGACAATCTTGCCGTCTTCATCGCGTTGAGTCAGGGTGATCCCCTTCATGATGCGCTGTGGCGCGTCCTCACGCAGGTGCTGTAACCAGCCCTTCTTGGTGTCCTGCAGCAGCGGATGTTTGGCCCGGTCCGACTTCGCGGCGCGAGAAGTGCCGTTGAAGCCCACCATCAGCCGGTCATTCGCCTCCTGGCGGGCGATCTGGTCGCTTATCATCTGATGAAACTGCGGGTGGCCGCTCCAGGCATCAATCTGCGTATACGACAGGAAGGTATCGAAATTGGTTTGCTCACAGCGGTAGCGGTGCGCCGTCAGGGTATGCAGTGAGACTGGCTCACGGCGATCGCTGGGGGGGGGGGGGAGATAACCTCTGGCGACAACGTGTGACCCTGCGCGATGCCATCGACCAGGGGTATGATCGCGTTGATATCAATGCGTTGATGGCCGAGTACAGACCGGACGAATTTGCCAATCTGTTTATGTGTGAATTTGTGCGCAGGGGCGAATCCGCGTTCGACTATGATGCACTGCTGCGCTGCGCCGTCGATGGCTACAACAAAAACGTCTGGCCAGACTGGCAACCCTTCGCGCCGCGCCCGCTGGGCGATCGCCCGGTATGGCTGGGGTACGATCCGACCGGCAGCGGCGGCAAGGGGGATAGCGGAGGTCTGGTGGTGCTGGCTCCGCCACAGGTCGCCGGCGGCACCTTTCGTATCGTGGAGCGCCAGCAGTTACGCGGCCTGGAGTTTGAGCAGCAGGCAGAAGCCATCCGGCTGATAACCCGGCGCTATCAGGTCCAGTTTATCGGTATTGACGGTACCGGTGCCGGTGAAGCGGTCTGGTCACTGGTGCGTAAGTTCTTTCCGGCGGCCCAGTGCCTGCAGTATTCCCCGGCACTGAAGCGGGCACTGGTATGAGCCGCCCATCAGCTTTGACGGACTGGCGCGGGCATTTTCCTCGGCGGTCTATCACCAGTCGCCGCTGTTTTTTAAATGCAATGTGATCATAAGCTGCGTTGAGCCACACCTGCTGCTGACGCATGATGATATGAAAGCGCTTGTGCTGGATTTTCTGGTGTTTGGCAATGCCTATCTGGAAGCCAGGCGTAACCGGCTGGGACAGGTAATCCGGTTAATCCGCACGCCCGCCAAATATATGCGGCGCGGTGAGCAGGCAGGGCGCTACTGGTTTGTGAAAAGCTGGATGGAAGAGCATGAGTTTGCCCCCGACAGCGTATTTCATCTGATGAACCCGGATATTCATCAGGAAATTTACGGGCTACCGGAATATCTGGCAGGACTGGTGTCCGCCAGCCTGAGTCAGGTGGCCACGCTGTTTCGTACCCGCTTCTTTGAGAACGGCAGCCATGCCGGAGTGCTGGTCCATTTGACGGACGCGCTGGCAGATCCGGAAGGGGCCAAAAAACTGGAGCAGGCCCTGAGCAGTGCCCGTGGCAACGGGGCCTTCAGGAATGTGTTTTTACATACGGTAGCGGTTCAAAGGACGGCATCCAGATAAAACCTTTTAGCCAGATTGCAGCCAAAGATGAATTTATGAACATCAAGGACGCGACGCGCGACGATATGCTGGCCATGCATCGCGTCCCGCCGCAGCTGATGGGGATTATCCCCAACAGCAGCAGTAATTTCGGGACGTAGAGAAGGCAGCGAAGGTCTTTGCCATCAATGAACTGACACCGGTGATGGAAAGCCTGCTCTCCCTCAATGGCTGGCTGGGGCAGGAGGTTATCCGCTTTAAGTCTTATGCCCTGCTGGATGCGCTGGGAGCAAGTAAGACTTAATAATCAGACGCTCATAACTCATGCCAAATCACTTTGGTGGTTAGCGTCAAGGCATCCCCTCTATTGAGAACCACCTCTTTGTTATCGTAATAGACGTGTGTCTGATAGCCTGCGTTCGTGGCAATTTTTATTATTTTGTTTTCTTCTACAACTGAAGGAATAAAAATTTTAGATGCCCATCCGCCATCATACATCTTAATGATTATATGATTTTGTTCATTTAATGCGTTGCGCAACGCCTCTTCGGTTATATCTTTTCCATTAATTATGGGAAAAGTATGGAATGATTTTTCATCTAAATAATCAATGATTTCATGCCGTAATTCATCAATTTTAAGCCAGGTTTTTTGATCATATATTTTATCAATTTTGTAATAATTTTGTTCTTTAACGGTATTGTTGCCATCAGGCATATCGTTAAGATATTTTTTGTTCATTAATATTGACGCATTGGTCAACAGGTCATTTCGGTCATTTCTCTCTAATTCAGTTAGCTCTCTAGCCAAAACCGATAATTGAGGGAGATTGATAGTCTGGTCATATTGGTCTAATCTCTTGTTGTTAAAGAAATCCCATGCTTCAAAAACTAGTGATTCACGACTTGTTTTTATTAACCAACCAGGACCATCTGATTTAACTCCATTTTCTCCTTTCGTCAAACTTGGAATTTCAACCAGTGTACCAAAAGGGCGTTGAATAAATTCAATTACTCCAAAACCATTATGTATATGGCCGTTCAGCATGATGATTTGCGGATATTCGTTGAATAATTCCTTTAGGATTTCATCCTGATCGCCGAAACCACCAAAGAGGCCTGCTCTCCAATGAGAGGAGTTAAATGGTTGATGTGTGACAACAAAAATTGGTTTATGGATGTCGCTATTTTCAGCTAACTTTTCTTTTAGCCATCTTATTGAATTATCATTCAAATACATTTTATCTTTAAGACCGAGATCGGTATTCAAGCATAAAACATGATATTCATTAAACCAAGCATCAATACACATCATATTATCATAGTATTTAATGCCAAATTTATCTAAATGTTTGTGATATAAACCAACCAAATCCGGGTCTAAAGATTGATCTGGTTTAGCTCCTGTTCTCACATCGTGATTACCCAACATAAGCATCATGTGATTATGAAAATCACTTGGGAAACAATTTGTTATAATTGAAAGAGCCTTTTCTCTATCTCTATGATAATCACCAATATCACCGGCCATAATTAATGCTGTGGCTCCATTATTTACCATATTTTTCAATGACACCTCAAGTATATCATTCTCACGCTTACCATTCTGGTGTATATCACTAATTACGCCAATAATCATATCACATATCCTTTACTATAAATTACATTTAACTTTTATGAGTGTGTCTAACAACGATAATAATTATTATAACTATCAATATATATTATTTATGATTTTTATTAAATTAATTTAATGTTTATTGATAGAAGGTTGAAACAATAAGGGGAAATCTCAGAAAACGACAAATAAAGCATGTTAAGACGATTTCAGAGATCGAACCCTGATCTTGTCTAAAACGTCTGGCCCGCACCAAAAATTCACTCAAACAAAAATAGCCATTCTCGTTAACCCCTGAACAGCCCACCAAGCAAGGCACATGTAAAAACACGATAACCTCCCGCCAATGAAAATTTAACGCCGTGCAGTGCCGCGGCGGCGTATTTTTTCGCCTTTTTCGTCGGTAAGTGCACGCAGGGTTTCTTGCCGCCAAAACCCCTCAGCGCGCAAAAAGGGGGCTTTTTTGTGCACCTATGCAGAGGGGGAGACGCCGCGCCAGTACTGGCCCGAGACGGGTTTTCGGGGGTGGTAAAAATTGTGCACTTTTGTGCAGCCAGAAATCACGATGGCAGCGGACTGGAAACGACGAGTGATTTTAGTTATCCGCAAGCCTTTTCAGTACCTCAGCATGCTGCATCCTGCAGCGTTTGAAAGCCTCTTCAAAAGTCATTCCCTTCTAGCCGGAAACCTCGTTGACGCTTGTAAAATCGGCCCTAGGTATGGCAGCGTGTGCCGTCTGAGAGAGGCACGCCAATCCGAGCTTTTTAGCCAAGGCAACTTCAGCACAGGCACCCGCACTGTCCTGCCAGCCGTCCAGCAGGTAAATTCCGTCGGTGCATTGCAACATGGCCAGGCCGATGCGCATGCAGTCAGCCTCGGAAAGACCATCCGGTAGCATGGTGGGATTGAGTGGAATAGCGCCCTGAGCGGATAGCCGGCCAGGGAAAAAGTTGTCCGGTTGAAATCGGGTTTTCCGGTCATAGGACCGGCAATGTAAATTCGCATGATGACCTCTTAATAAGTATTGAATGGGCGTTCGGTTTAACAGGAAATGTTGGTTTAAAGGAACGCACGGCAAGGCGTCGTAAATGGCTCCCCAGGGCTCAATCACCGGCCTCTTCAAATTCGCCGTTTGCATTAAGCACATACCAGGTATCCGGTTTCACGCCGTTGTCGCCAATCTTGCTGGCGCGGATGTGGATAATGTCGCCCTCATCATTGCGGTAGCACAGTACGATTGCGCTGCCCTCAGCGGCTTTAGCCTTACCCTGCGCGCCGAGAGACGCGGCAACCGATCCGATGCCGCTAACGTCTGCCGTCGACCGGTGGCCGGTGTTGGTGGCGGCGGACCCGTCGCCTTCAACGATAGTCCGTTCTGCGGACTTATCAATTTTACTCGCTATGCACTCGACGGCGCGGCCAACCATTTGGTGGAGGGACAGCGCCTTCTTGATGGTAATTGTGCTACTGGCGAGTTTGCTGCCTCTCGCTCCATGGGCGATATCGCCGAATACTTCAACCTCGGCAAAACGATGATTTGCAGGCTCGTCGTAATTAAAGACATCAAGCGGATATTCGCAGGTGTGAAAACCTGAACTATAGATTTCTACCGCGCCGTCATGATGCGGCTCGGCGACACGCATACCGAAAAAGCGCCGCTTCTGGCGATGGCATTTGGCGCGGGCGCAAGTCCAGACGCCATTAAGGTAGCGCTGGGTGTCTGCCGGGCTGTCCCCGTTCCATTTACGGTTAACGCGCCCATTTTCCAGCGTGGCGTGATGGCTTGAGGGGGCTGTAACAGTTACAAATGCGCCAATATAGCCCTGTTCATTGGCGATATCTTCATACCCCTGTAGTCGTACCATCAGCTCAGTGTGTCGGATGGCGGGATTGGCCTGGCTGGCGGCATAGCCATCCATCAGGCTGATACGGTTACCCTCTCCATCTTCCAGCGCCATGCATTTGCGCCACTCGTTGGCGGTACGGCGCAGGCTGTTCAGCCACCACCGCGCATCACACATTCGTCTGATGGCCGGTTGGGCATCAAAGGGAACAAAACATTTTTCTAGCTTGCGCCAGAGCGGCGGCTGTAGGCCCAGCAGATGAACAATGTGGGCCAGGTGGTCATAGACGATGCGCCATTCGCTTTTATCGCACTGCGCGTGGGTCAGGCGGGCCACTTCCGTGGCGGCAACATGGGCGGCGTCGTTCGCCAGGGACTTGAGCGCATGACTGTCCAGGTCGGGCAGACGCTGACGCTGGGTGCGCAGGCGTAAAAAGGCCACCACGCCATTATGCTGGGGGGATTGGGTTGCGCGGTCGCCAAACAGCGCCCGGAAATCGTCGTCTGCTATTTCATTCAGGCGGTAGCCGGCGTTTGCACACGCAATGCGCGGCAACATCACCTTAACCACGGACTCGGTTAGCCAGCGGCGGGCGCTGTCAAAGCCCTTTTGCTTTTCGCGCTGGTCAAAGCGCCAGTAAATACTGGAACTCACCGTTTCCAGCTGGTCGTCAACCTGCTTTTTCGCCAGGAGAGTGTCCTCGCGGCGAAGCTCGGTAAGGCGCATTTCCTCAACGG from Sodalis glossinidius str. 'morsitans' includes these protein-coding regions:
- a CDS encoding ogr/Delta-like zinc finger family protein, whose translation is MAFKCPRCGAVAKTRTSEGMSSETRRSYHQCQNLLCGSTFTTLERMLNTPKSVDLPKDFTLPKTFFSAHITAMTC
- a CDS encoding phage tail tape measure protein — its product is MSLLPKEKKKLQAVAAQLYRHGISIRQSDNATAQLTRRTESYNRQLVAQQRHLSALTRMQASYARAKETRGKLAGRGADAMAAGGGELYASQRLLAPGRDFDAGMSSVQALTRLGYLDAGQMDRVSDVLTGAFTRTNTDLRQLGETMTYAGPMAADLGVSLESMAAMAEILKEARQALRTFDQPSQARLKKDLFGEEAMVGMGAVMEAAVNGKYDALFNALMHAGGETGRIAQPRGAAGNALQMGLSRGAARAGRGQRWPCWAMGSGRWPLRALVCCAMLPERGLPCWLRHWWPRAY
- a CDS encoding glycoside hydrolase family protein encodes the protein MLDRQLKKAAESTPASKTTKRTPAGRKRAAECRALLERDWATFSRVVDRAVSVPMSDYQRAVLVSFSYNVGAAAFEHWCIFRGRLLRTPPASEDA
- a CDS encoding P2 family phage major capsid protein, giving the protein MHTLTAHRYRCEQTNFDTFLSYTQIDAWSGHPQFHQMISDQIARQEANDRLMVGFNGTSRAAKSDRAKHPLLQDTKKGWLQHLREDAPQRIMKGITLTQRDEDGKIVAKGKYAHLDALVYDALTSLLKTLAYTLRNRAADGDSAEALSLLQQALRLHSGNRGQAGYRSA
- a CDS encoding phage portal protein, with translation MKALVLDFLVFGNAYLEARRNRLGQVIRLIRTPAKYMRRGEQAGRYWFVKSWMEEHEFAPDSVFHLMNPDIHQEIYGLPEYLAGLVSASLSQVATLFRTRFFENGSHAGVLVHLTDALADPEGAKKLEQALSSARGNGAFRNVFLHTVAVQRTASR
- a CDS encoding metallophosphoesterase family protein, which translates into the protein MIIGVISDIHQNGKRENDILEVSLKNMVNNGATALIMAGDIGDYHRDREKALSIITNCFPSDFHNHMMLMLGNHDVRTGAKPDQSLDPDLVGLYHKHLDKFGIKYYDNMMCIDAWFNEYHVLCLNTDLGLKDKMYLNDNSIRWLKEKLAENSDIHKPIFVVTHQPFNSSHWRAGLFGGFGDQDEILKELFNEYPQIIMLNGHIHNGFGVIEFIQRPFGTLVEIPSLTKGENGVKSDGPGWLIKTSRESLVFEAWDFFNNKRLDQYDQTINLPQLSVLARELTELERNDRNDLLTNASILMNKKYLNDMPDGNNTVKEQNYYKIDKIYDQKTWLKIDELRHEIIDYLDEKSFHTFPIINGKDITEEALRNALNEQNHIIIKMYDGGWASKIFIPSVVEENKIIKIATNAGYQTHVYYDNKEVVLNRGDALTLTTKVIWHEL
- a CDS encoding replication endonuclease — its product is MRLTELRREDTLLAKKQVDDQLETVSSSIYWRFDQREKQKGFDSARRWLTESVVKVMLPRIACANAGYRLNEIADDDFRALFGDRATQSPQHNGVVAFLRLRTQRQRLPDLDSHALKSLANDAAHVAATEVARLTHAQCDKSEWRIVYDHLAHIVHLLGLQPPLWRKLEKCFVPFDAQPAIRRMCDARWWLNSLRRTANEWRKCMALEDGEGNRISLMDGYAASQANPAIRHTELMVRLQGYEDIANEQGYIGAFVTVTAPSSHHATLENGRVNRKWNGDSPADTQRYLNGVWTCARAKCHRQKRRFFGMRVAEPHHDGAVEIYSSGFHTCEYPLDVFNYDEPANHRFAEVEVFGDIAHGARGSKLASSTITIKKALSLHQMVGRAVECIASKIDKSAERTIVEGDGSAATNTGHRSTADVSGIGSVAASLGAQGKAKAAEGSAIVLCYRNDEGDIIHIRASKIGDNGVKPDTWYVLNANGEFEEAGD